The Streptomyces sp. DH-12 genome has a window encoding:
- a CDS encoding ABC transporter ATP-binding protein, translating into MTRAITLHDVSKSYTRGVRVVDRLSLAVAPGEFLVLLGPSGCGKSTVLRMIAGLEEIDEGSLFLDGEYANDRSPSERDMAMVFQNFALYPSMTSRDNIGFPLRIEAPGDDPAPKVDATARMLGIEDLLDRFPAQLSGGERQRVAMGRAIARRPSAFLMDEPLSNLDAKLRNHVRAEISQLTRRLGVTTVYVTHDQSEAMSLGDRVAVLRGGVLQQVGTPRAVYSLPENVFVAAFIGTPRINLLRGLVRAPLDGAMTVRLGKQFLRLPEPLSLDHQLLRVQQGREVIVGLRSEAVRIAKPSAARPGEVALTGLVEHLEFQGHEVLVHFDTGSRPAVVPELEAPRPSPGRPARRRRREGGTVLERLRERAGGRRAGAERTSAVATLDGPGRPDPAAVSPVPASAEPRAPGDLIVRTTPDIRLRHGMQVPLLVDLAHLFVFDQHGQRICPSPDRLPDLEE; encoded by the coding sequence ATGACACGCGCCATCACCCTGCACGACGTGAGCAAGTCCTACACGCGAGGTGTTCGCGTGGTGGACCGGTTGTCCCTGGCCGTCGCCCCCGGCGAGTTCCTGGTGCTGCTCGGCCCGTCCGGCTGCGGGAAGTCCACCGTGCTGCGGATGATCGCGGGGCTGGAGGAGATCGACGAGGGCAGCCTGTTCCTCGACGGCGAGTACGCCAACGACCGGTCCCCGTCCGAGCGGGACATGGCGATGGTGTTCCAGAATTTCGCCCTCTACCCGAGCATGACCAGCCGGGACAACATCGGCTTCCCCCTGCGCATCGAGGCGCCCGGCGACGACCCGGCGCCCAAGGTGGACGCCACCGCCCGGATGCTGGGCATCGAGGACCTCCTCGACCGCTTCCCCGCCCAGCTGTCCGGCGGCGAACGCCAACGGGTCGCGATGGGCCGGGCCATCGCCCGCCGCCCCTCCGCGTTCCTGATGGACGAGCCGCTGTCCAACCTCGACGCCAAGCTCCGCAACCACGTACGCGCGGAGATCTCCCAGCTCACCCGGCGGTTGGGCGTCACCACCGTCTACGTCACCCACGACCAGTCCGAGGCGATGTCGCTCGGCGACCGGGTCGCCGTGCTGCGCGGCGGCGTCCTCCAGCAGGTCGGCACGCCCCGCGCGGTGTACTCGTTGCCCGAGAACGTCTTCGTCGCCGCGTTCATCGGCACCCCGCGCATCAACCTGCTGCGCGGGCTGGTCCGCGCCCCGCTGGACGGGGCGATGACCGTCCGCCTCGGCAAGCAGTTCCTGCGGCTGCCCGAACCGCTGTCCCTGGACCACCAGTTGCTGCGGGTGCAGCAGGGCCGCGAGGTGATCGTGGGCCTGCGTTCCGAGGCCGTGCGGATCGCCAAGCCGTCCGCCGCGCGCCCCGGCGAGGTGGCGCTCACCGGCCTGGTGGAGCACCTGGAGTTCCAGGGGCACGAGGTGCTGGTGCACTTCGACACCGGCTCCCGCCCCGCCGTCGTCCCCGAACTGGAGGCCCCGCGGCCGAGCCCCGGCCGCCCCGCCCGGCGCCGCCGCCGCGAGGGCGGCACGGTGCTGGAACGCCTCCGGGAGCGCGCCGGCGGCCGCCGCGCGGGCGCCGAGCGTACGAGCGCCGTGGCCACGCTGGACGGGCCCGGACGGCCGGACCCCGCCGCGGTGTCGCCCGTCCCCGCTTCGGCCGAGCCCCGGGCCCCCGGCGACCTCATCGTCCGCACCACCCCCGACATCCGGCTGCGGCACGGCATGCAGGTGCCGCTCCTGGTCGATCTCGCCCACCTGTTCGTCTTCGACCAGCACGGTCAGCGGATCTGCCCCAGCCCGGACCGGCTGCCCGACCTGGAGGAGTGA
- a CDS encoding aldehyde dehydrogenase family protein, whose amino-acid sequence MKAYDGMYIDGAWRPAAGPDVIEVVDPADEQVIATVPAGTVEDVDAAVRAARAALSAWAATPPAERAARLTALRDQLHARRDEIAATVTAELGAPEKLARTVHAGVPVAVAGSYAELAATYSFEERTGNSTVFHEPVGVVGAITPWNYPLHQIVAKAAPALAAGCTIVVKPAENTPLVARLFAECVHEAGIPAGVFNLVTGLGPVAGQALAEHPDVDLLSFTGSTAVGRRIGAIATGMVKRVALELGGKSANVVLPSADLARAVNVGVANVMSNSGQTCSAWTRMLVHRDRYDEAVELAAAAAAKYGDRIGPLVSARQRDRVRGYIEKGVAEGARLAAGGPEAPRPQGYYVSPTVFADVTPEMTIAQEEIFGPVLCVLRYEDEEDALRIANGTVYGLAGAVWAGDEAEAVAFARRMDTGQVDINGGRFNPLAPFGGYKQSGVGRELGVHGLTEYLQTKSLQF is encoded by the coding sequence ATGAAGGCATACGACGGCATGTACATCGACGGCGCCTGGCGCCCCGCCGCCGGCCCCGACGTGATCGAGGTCGTCGACCCGGCCGACGAACAGGTGATCGCCACCGTCCCCGCGGGCACCGTGGAGGACGTCGACGCCGCCGTGCGCGCCGCCCGCGCGGCCCTCTCCGCCTGGGCGGCCACCCCGCCCGCCGAGCGCGCGGCCCGCCTCACCGCGCTGCGGGACCAGCTGCACGCCCGCCGGGACGAGATCGCCGCGACGGTCACCGCCGAACTCGGCGCGCCCGAGAAGCTCGCCCGGACCGTCCACGCCGGCGTGCCGGTCGCGGTCGCCGGCTCGTACGCCGAACTGGCCGCGACGTACTCCTTCGAGGAGAGGACGGGCAACTCGACCGTGTTCCACGAACCGGTCGGCGTGGTCGGCGCGATCACCCCGTGGAACTACCCGCTGCACCAGATCGTCGCCAAGGCCGCCCCCGCCCTCGCGGCCGGCTGCACCATCGTGGTCAAGCCCGCCGAGAACACCCCGCTGGTCGCCCGGCTCTTCGCCGAGTGCGTGCACGAGGCCGGGATCCCGGCGGGCGTGTTCAACCTGGTCACCGGCCTGGGCCCGGTGGCAGGGCAGGCGCTCGCCGAGCACCCGGACGTCGACCTGCTCTCCTTCACCGGCTCCACCGCCGTCGGCCGCCGGATCGGCGCGATCGCCACCGGCATGGTGAAGCGGGTCGCCCTGGAGCTCGGCGGCAAGTCCGCCAACGTCGTCCTGCCCAGCGCCGACCTGGCCCGCGCGGTCAACGTCGGCGTCGCCAACGTGATGTCCAACTCCGGCCAGACGTGCAGCGCGTGGACCCGCATGCTGGTCCACCGCGACCGGTACGACGAGGCCGTGGAGCTGGCCGCGGCGGCCGCCGCCAAGTACGGCGACCGCATCGGCCCCCTGGTCAGCGCCCGGCAGCGGGACCGGGTGCGCGGCTACATCGAGAAGGGCGTCGCCGAGGGCGCCCGCCTGGCCGCGGGCGGTCCCGAGGCGCCGCGCCCGCAGGGCTACTACGTCAGCCCCACCGTCTTCGCGGACGTCACCCCGGAGATGACGATCGCCCAGGAGGAGATCTTCGGCCCCGTGCTGTGCGTGCTGCGCTACGAGGACGAGGAGGACGCCCTGCGCATCGCCAACGGCACCGTCTACGGCCTGGCCGGAGCCGTCTGGGCCGGCGACGAGGCGGAGGCCGTCGCCTTCGCCCGCCGCATGGACACCGGCCAGGTCGACATCAACGGCGGCCGGTTCAACCCGCTGGCCCCCTTCGGGGGATACAAGCAGTCGGGCGTGGGCCGCGAACTCGGCGTCCACGGTCTGACCGAGTACCTGCAGACCAAGTCCCTCCAGTTCTAG